The following DNA comes from Photobacterium sp. DA100.
TTAAGACGCCGCCAAATTATTCCGGCCGGTATCATCATTATCTGGGCTGTAGGCGTTGGGATCAGCCGCATTTGGCTTGGTATGCACTGGCCGTCAGACCTACTGGCATCCATTTTTGGGGCCGCATGCTTGTACATGTGTATCCCTGAATGGGGGGTATCCCCGGCAGCCCAGCCTAATTCGCAAAAAATCCTGCAACGAAGATAGCGCTTCCCCCACTACCCGACGGACCTGTCCTCTCCCCAACAAAAACACCTCTGCGACTGGTTTTACTTGAAAACCAACCGCAGAGGTGTCAATAAACAGCCTAGTTAATATCAGCCTCTTTTAATGCACTTCAACACTGTGTACATATTCAACAACCAGTTGATTGCCACTGTATCGTACATTCTTAATATCGCCGTCAACAATGAAAGTGTTGGTTAGAGTGACGGAACTTGGCAGCTCGGCACCAACCTGATTACGAAGCGAAGGCAGTGTCAGCACAGGGTCGACGCCAATATAGCTACAGAACTGAGTGACAAACCGGTGCTCTAGCGGAACACTGCCACGAAGGATGTCAGAAAAAACCAACTGGCTGACCCCAAGACGCTTTGCCATCTCAATTTGAGTCACTCGCATTTTCGCCTTATAGCTCATCCAAGTATCATGAAGAACCTGACGGTCTTGTTCAGTATATTGCATCATAGTTTCCTTGCGCACTGTGCCACGCGCATTTGTATTTTTTCGTTGCACTTATTTAAGCCGATCGCACAATAGGTTTTGTCAGAGAAAAGTAAGGCTTCATCGCTTTCCAAGCCACGTCACACAAGGGTTGAGCGCAAAAAATGGAAAAATAATGTCCGATCATGGACTTGTTACTTTTTGTCCAAAAACGAGCCCGGCTTGCTGTTGAGATTGCTCAATTTCGAAAATGCCGGATATAATGTGCTTGTCCGTTTGAATTGGGTTATCTATGCGCCTACAAAAGATGATTGCCAACATTGTCATCATCATGATGCTGTTTATTTCAGTAGCATCACGTGCAGCTGCGCCTCAATACCCCTCGATGGACGCCCATGGCTGTAGCGCAACTGCATTAATATCACCCTGTTGTACACAGAAAGCCAGCATCATCACTTTGGCTTCCCAACCCGGTGAACACTGCGATACGGCCGGCACTGCATCTTCAGATAAGTGCTGCCAAGACAACCAATGCCACTCAGGACAAGTTCCGCCGGCCATCCTCGCCGATGAGCTTGTTGTCGCGCCTCTCGAAGGCCTGCACTATTACAAAGAATTTGAAGGCTCCAATCGTCTGTTCAAAAGAGCCATATTCCGCCCCCCTGTCACTGCTTAATTGTGGTTGGCCACAAACCCAGCCTCTTGCGCACACATGTTGTAAGCGCAGTAAAGCCTTCTCTTAAGCAAGTTAAAACACTTAAAATCAACAACTTATTGACAGGATATATTTATGAAAACGTCTTCGAAAGCCCTAATTGCAACTGCACTGATTGTAACCAGTACCTTCTCATTTGCCCAAGTGATCAAAGGGACGAATTACCAGTCGCCATACTGCGGCTGCTGTAAAGAGTG
Coding sequences within:
- a CDS encoding helix-turn-helix transcriptional regulator, whose amino-acid sequence is MQYTEQDRQVLHDTWMSYKAKMRVTQIEMAKRLGVSQLVFSDILRGSVPLEHRFVTQFCSYIGVDPVLTLPSLRNQVGAELPSSVTLTNTFIVDGDIKNVRYSGNQLVVEYVHSVEVH